The following is a genomic window from Romeriopsis navalis LEGE 11480.
TCCAAGGGTTGGAACCATCGCTTAGAATAAATAGTTAGAAGCTGTAAAATTTCTTAACTTTAGCCAGTCCGCTGGTCAGCGACCTTTAATACATCGCGGTTTCAGCCATATTATGACCTCTGTTATGTCCCTTTTCGCGCCCGTTGAACAGGATATTGCCATTTTGAGCGATAACCTGAAGCAGCTTGTCGGCGCTAAGCATCCGATTCTTGGTTTAGCGGCAGAGCGCCTATTTGGGGCTGGCGGTAAGCGTATTCGGCCGGCCATTGTGTTTTTGGTCGGTCATGCGACGATGCGCGGCGCCGAACTGACCGTACGGCACCGTCGCTTGGCTGAGATTACGGAAATGATTCATACGGCCAGCTTGGTCCATGATGATGTGGTGGACGAGGCCGAAACACGTCGTGGAATTGAGACCGTACATAGTGTTTTTGGCAATCGGATTGCGGTCCTAGCGGGTGATTTTCTGTTTGCGCAGTCGTCTTGGTATCTGGCCAATCTCGATAATCTCGAAGTTGTTAAGCTTTTGTCTGAGGTCATTAAAGACTTTGCTGAAGGTGAAATTCAGCAAGGTTTGAATCGATTTGATACTGAGCTGACCATTGATGCCTATCTCCAAAAGAGTTACTACAAGACCGCTTCCCTGATTGCCAATAGCTGTAAAGCGGCCGCAATTCTGAGTGATCCGCATGATGCCAGCACCGCGCATCAGATGTATACCTATGGCAACCACTTGGGGATAGCATTTCAAGTCGTGGATGATATTTTTGATTTCACTGCATCGGCGGATGTGCTGGGAAAACCGACTGGATCCGATTTAAGTAGTGGCCATCTGACTGCGCCGACGTTGTTTGCGATGGAAGAAAAGCCTTATCTGCGGCAGCTGATTGATCGGGAATTTGCCCAGGAAAATGATTTGGCGGAAGCGTTAGCGTTAGTAAACGACAGCCAGGGTATTGCTCGATCGAAAGAATTGGCTTCCTATCATAGTCAACAGGCCGTTGCCAGCCTGCGGGAATTGCCGTCGTCTGAAGCGAAGGACTCCTTATTAGCCTTGACCGACTATGTTTTGAGCCGCATGTACTAGGTTTACTAATTGTATGGTCGCTAAATTTTGCTGCGATGCAGTTTCGCGATGATGCATATTTGTTGGCTTTGGGCTTTATTCTGAGGTTGTTTTGGCGGCACTGAGACTGGCGATCGTGATGCCGCTGAGAATCATCCCGCTGCCCTGTAGGGTTTGTGTTGTGGGTATTTCCTGAAAAATTAAATAGCCGAGCCAGCTGGCACCGATCGGTTCCGCCAGAATGGTGAGTGTGACGAGACTGGGTGATACATGGCGGATCGCCCAGTTGAAGCTAGTGTGGCCGATTAGCTGTGGCACGATTGCCAGTAGGATGAACCAACCATATGTCATTGGGGCATAACCGAAGTAACTGACCCCATTGAGTAATGGCAAGGGCAAAAGCACAATTGCGGCAGTGCTATAGGCTAACAAGCTATAGTGACTTGTGGCGAGCCCATTCTGTTGGGCGCAGCGACCCAGTAATAAATAGGCAGTGGCCATCACGGCGCCAATTAAAGCGAGGCTATTCCCCAGCATTGGATCTGCTGCGCTGGCTGTTTGCATGTGATCGGTCGCAATGCGCAAACTGCCCGAACAGGCGATCGCCAGGCCCAGGATTGACCAATTGCTCATCGCTTCTTTGAAATATACGCGGCAGGTCAATGTTGTCCAAATTGGCGTCGTCGTGACTAAAACTGTAGAGGCGGCGATCGAGGTATAACTTAGCGATGTCACCCAAGCTGCAAAGTGAATTGCCAAAGTAATTCCGGCACCTACGGCATAGGCGATTGCCCGGTGATTGTGCCAAGGGATGGATGATTGATTGAGCCAAAACTGTGGGGTCAGTAATAGTGCGGCGAGGCTCATCCGACTCGCCGCAATCACCAAGCTAAAGCTGGGATGACTGACGCCGGCTGTGTTGACCGCGCAACGGATGAAAATCGCCGCGGTGGCGATCGCCATCATCCCGACGGTCAAGATGCTGCTAATTTGCCAGGTGGGTGGTTTCGTTGTGGCCACAGGTGGATTGCTCAGTTGAGTGCCTGTAGATTAACGGCTTTGCCCATCCATGGCTTAAGACCCTGCCAAAAATTTCCGCAATTTTTGTTTAAATAACAATGCGAAGAAGGGCATATCTTCAATCAGATAGCGTTTCCACAGCCGTTGAGGTTCGCTCAGTAAACGATGCATCCATTCGATGCCGAGATGGCTCATCCATTCCGGCGATCGGGGCTTATTCCCGGCCTCGAAATCGATCGCAGCCCCAACCGCGAGGAAAATGTCGATATTCGGCAGCATATGCCGATGCTTGGTAATCCAGATTTCTTGCTTCGGGGCACCGACCCCAACGACTAAGACGTTGGCGGAGGATTGACGAATTAGTTGCACAATTTCCAGACATTCCTTCGGATTTTTCTCAAAGCCGAAAGACGGGGATAGGTCGGCGACAATAATTTCCCGCCCAATACGTCGATTCAAGCGGCTTCTAGCTTGTGCTGCAATACCTTCTGCACCGCCCATAAGAAAGATTTTGATCGCTTCATTCTGGGCATGATATTCACAGAATTTCGGAAATAAATCCGACCCAGAAATTTTGGCTTTAATCGGATCGCCCAGGAATTTTGCTGCATAAAGTAAGACCTGGCTGTCACAGACACGATAGTCGGCCTGCTGATAGGCCGCGACAAAAGCCTTGTCGTGCTGTAGCTTCATAAGGTGATCGACATTGGGCGTGAAGACGACGCCTTGTTCGAGTTGCCCGAGAAACTCTTGCATTGATAAGTTATCAATCTCGACATTCAAAATATTGACTGCCTGACTAATCGAGGCCGCCTGCTGTTCGCGGAGAACGTTTGCCGATGACGTTAAAACGGCTTGCCGAAACGCGCGATAAACGGCTTTGGTATTGGGTTGCCCGGTTTTGGGGTCGGCGATCGGCGGTAGTTCTGGGGCTTCAAGGCGCGAAACTGTGCCCAATCCGGAGATAAAAGCGGCGCCTCGAAGTTGACGTTGGAGCTGCTGAATTTCCTCATGCATCAAGAGCTTAACGGCAGCATCCAGCTCTTGGCGCGGAAACTTGGTCAAATAGCTCGCCGTTGAGACAAGCGTGACCCGCTGAAACCGCTCGTATAATAGACGAACTTCGGCTTGGGAAATAGTTTGAGGTGCTGGTTGAGGCATGGCACGAGTAAGCGATCGGGCGGTCAAAATAAAGCCGACAAATCCCTCAGTTCCACCGCGTAAACATGCCACATATTGGCGATGCAAAAAAATGCACAGCCCAAACGCTGAATGCGACGCAATCGCATTCAGCTCCCCTGGTTCGCTCATGGGAAAGAGCCCAATCAGGGGTAGATCAACATTATGGGTGAAATTCTGAAGCCTCAAATTCCCGACTTAACAGTCAGTTTTGTGGCTATTTGGACTGGATGTTGGATGCTGAATGTAGCCGCATAACCCTGGAATGGCGTGCTAATCCCGTGACTGGTAAATAATGCTGATAAATGTGGCACCACGCAGATTTTAAGCCGTGAGGTTGTTTCAATCACAACTTCGGTTTAAATAACTGAGCGATCTGGGCAGTGCGCCATGACAAGATTCTCCACTATCCTCTACTACCATGGCTGGCGATGCCCTCGTGGAATTCTAGGAGATCAAATATGAAGTTAGGCGCCACAGACTTGTATTTCTACGGTCGCCGCACCACTGTCGATTACGATTGGGCAGTGCCATATTGTTCGAGCACATGCTTGAGATATTGACCGGTATAAGACCCGGGGACTGCGGCAACCGTTTCGGGTGTGCCGAAGGCAATGACTTCACCGCCACGATCGCCCCCTTCCGGCCCCAGATCAATCACCCAATCGGAACAACGAA
Proteins encoded in this region:
- the sds gene encoding solanesyl diphosphate synthase, whose translation is MSLFAPVEQDIAILSDNLKQLVGAKHPILGLAAERLFGAGGKRIRPAIVFLVGHATMRGAELTVRHRRLAEITEMIHTASLVHDDVVDEAETRRGIETVHSVFGNRIAVLAGDFLFAQSSWYLANLDNLEVVKLLSEVIKDFAEGEIQQGLNRFDTELTIDAYLQKSYYKTASLIANSCKAAAILSDPHDASTAHQMYTYGNHLGIAFQVVDDIFDFTASADVLGKPTGSDLSSGHLTAPTLFAMEEKPYLRQLIDREFAQENDLAEALALVNDSQGIARSKELASYHSQQAVASLRELPSSEAKDSLLALTDYVLSRMY
- a CDS encoding DMT family transporter; this translates as MATTKPPTWQISSILTVGMMAIATAAIFIRCAVNTAGVSHPSFSLVIAASRMSLAALLLTPQFWLNQSSIPWHNHRAIAYAVGAGITLAIHFAAWVTSLSYTSIAASTVLVTTTPIWTTLTCRVYFKEAMSNWSILGLAIACSGSLRIATDHMQTASAADPMLGNSLALIGAVMATAYLLLGRCAQQNGLATSHYSLLAYSTAAIVLLPLPLLNGVSYFGYAPMTYGWFILLAIVPQLIGHTSFNWAIRHVSPSLVTLTILAEPIGASWLGYLIFQEIPTTQTLQGSGMILSGITIASLSAAKTTSE
- a CDS encoding WecB/TagA/CpsF family glycosyltransferase, yielding MSEPGELNAIASHSAFGLCIFLHRQYVACLRGGTEGFVGFILTARSLTRAMPQPAPQTISQAEVRLLYERFQRVTLVSTASYLTKFPRQELDAAVKLLMHEEIQQLQRQLRGAAFISGLGTVSRLEAPELPPIADPKTGQPNTKAVYRAFRQAVLTSSANVLREQQAASISQAVNILNVEIDNLSMQEFLGQLEQGVVFTPNVDHLMKLQHDKAFVAAYQQADYRVCDSQVLLYAAKFLGDPIKAKISGSDLFPKFCEYHAQNEAIKIFLMGGAEGIAAQARSRLNRRIGREIIVADLSPSFGFEKNPKECLEIVQLIRQSSANVLVVGVGAPKQEIWITKHRHMLPNIDIFLAVGAAIDFEAGNKPRSPEWMSHLGIEWMHRLLSEPQRLWKRYLIEDMPFFALLFKQKLRKFLAGS